The Paenibacillus macerans genome includes a window with the following:
- the cas1c gene encoding type I-C CRISPR-associated endonuclease Cas1c, which translates to MKKLLNTLFINQPDVYLSLDGDNIVLLKEQEKLGRLPLHNLESIVAFGYTGASPALMGYCAERNISIVFMTMNGRFLARVIGASRGNVVLRKKQYAVSEDEALSARVARNFILGKVFNHKWMLERMTRDYPLRIDVAQFKEASFQLSELMNDIRECEDLERLRGLEGQAALSYNKLLDSMILQQKEDFYFHTRSRRPPLDNVNAMMSLAYTLLANDTASALEGVGLDAYVGFLHRDRPGRASLALDVMEELRGIYADRFVLSLINKKVMNADDFVRKENGAVLLTEEARKKFLTAWQTRKQEKITHPYLGENIAWGLVPHVQSLLLARYLRGDLDEYPPFLWK; encoded by the coding sequence ATGAAGAAGCTGCTGAACACGCTGTTCATTAACCAGCCGGACGTTTATTTATCGCTCGATGGCGATAACATTGTGCTTTTGAAGGAGCAGGAAAAACTGGGGCGATTGCCGCTGCATAATCTGGAATCAATTGTGGCCTTTGGCTATACGGGGGCAAGTCCTGCCCTTATGGGTTATTGCGCGGAGAGGAACATCTCCATCGTGTTTATGACGATGAATGGGAGATTCTTGGCTAGAGTGATCGGCGCCAGTCGTGGAAACGTGGTGTTGCGCAAGAAACAGTATGCCGTTTCGGAGGATGAGGCTTTATCCGCTAGAGTGGCTCGTAATTTTATTTTAGGCAAGGTATTTAATCACAAATGGATGCTTGAAAGAATGACTCGGGACTACCCTTTGCGGATCGATGTCGCACAGTTTAAGGAAGCTTCGTTTCAATTGTCGGAGTTAATGAATGATATCCGTGAATGCGAGGACTTAGAGCGGTTGCGAGGGCTGGAAGGCCAGGCGGCGCTAAGTTACAATAAACTGTTGGATTCGATGATTTTGCAGCAAAAAGAGGATTTTTACTTCCATACACGTTCTCGCAGGCCTCCGCTGGATAACGTCAATGCCATGATGTCGCTCGCATATACCTTGCTGGCGAATGATACGGCCTCCGCGTTGGAAGGTGTTGGGCTAGATGCCTACGTAGGATTTCTGCATCGTGATCGCCCGGGACGAGCGTCCCTGGCCCTGGATGTGATGGAAGAGCTTCGCGGTATTTATGCCGACCGTTTTGTCCTATCCCTCATCAATAAAAAAGTCATGAACGCTGACGACTTTGTGCGTAAAGAGAATGGAGCTGTGCTGCTGACGGAGGAAGCCCGAAAAAAGTTCCTAACCGCATGGCAAACCAGGAAGCAGGAGAAGATCACTCATCCTTATCTGGGGGAAAACATTGCATGGGGACTGGTACCGCATGTTCAGTCTTTGCTGCTGGCACGATACCTGCGCGGCGATCTCGACGAATACCCTCCATTTCTGTGGAAGTAG
- the cas7c gene encoding type I-C CRISPR-associated protein Cas7/Csd2: MSSLDHKIDFAVVLSVTCANPNGDPLNGNRPRQNYDGYGEISDVALKRKIRNRLQDMGETIFVQSNDRKVDEYGSLRERAEGNAKLSQILKAKTSSSDDVAKAACEEWIDVRSFGQVFAFKGSGNGGGVSVGVRGPVSIHTARSVDPIDITSMQITKSVNSEPGKDRGSDTMGMKHRVDFGIYVFYGSINTQLAEKTGFTNEDAEKIKQALLTLFENDLSSARPEGSMEVHKVFWWEHNSKLGQYSSAKVHRSLKVKAKAEEPRSFADYAIELDELDGLKVEVLDGR, encoded by the coding sequence ATGAGCAGTTTAGATCATAAAATCGACTTTGCCGTTGTCCTGTCGGTCACCTGTGCCAACCCTAACGGGGACCCGTTGAACGGAAACCGTCCGAGACAAAACTATGACGGTTATGGTGAAATTTCGGATGTGGCGCTTAAACGCAAGATTAGAAATCGGTTGCAGGATATGGGGGAGACTATTTTTGTGCAATCGAACGATCGCAAGGTGGATGAATATGGAAGCTTAAGAGAGCGGGCCGAGGGCAATGCCAAGCTCAGTCAAATCTTGAAAGCGAAAACGAGCTCCAGTGATGATGTTGCCAAGGCGGCTTGTGAGGAATGGATCGATGTACGCAGCTTCGGACAAGTATTTGCTTTTAAAGGATCAGGAAACGGCGGGGGTGTCTCGGTCGGGGTAAGAGGTCCCGTATCCATTCATACGGCCAGAAGTGTGGATCCCATCGATATTACGAGCATGCAGATCACCAAGAGCGTGAATTCGGAACCAGGCAAAGACCGGGGTTCGGACACGATGGGGATGAAGCACCGCGTTGATTTTGGAATTTATGTTTTTTATGGAAGCATCAATACGCAGCTGGCGGAGAAAACCGGCTTTACGAATGAAGATGCGGAGAAAATCAAGCAGGCGCTCCTAACCCTCTTTGAAAATGATTTGTCCTCCGCCAGACCGGAAGGCAGCATGGAGGTCCATAAGGTGTTTTGGTGGGAGCATAACTCTAAATTGGGACAATACTCTTCGGCCAAAGTGCACCGTTCATTGAAAGTAAAAGCGAAGGCCGAGGAACCGAGATCCTTTGCGGATTATGCCATCGAACTAGACGAATTAGACGGGCTAAAGGTTGAAGTTCTGGATGGACGCTAA
- the cas2 gene encoding CRISPR-associated endonuclease Cas2, with the protein MLVLITYDVSTVNAAGQRRLRQVAKACQNYGQRVQNSVFECIVDAAEWAALKIKLIELIDPEQDSLRFYQLGNQYKNKVEHVGIKASLDLEGPLIL; encoded by the coding sequence ATGCTGGTATTGATTACTTACGATGTGAGTACGGTGAATGCCGCGGGACAAAGACGGCTTCGCCAGGTTGCCAAGGCCTGTCAGAATTACGGGCAGCGCGTGCAGAACTCCGTATTTGAATGTATCGTAGATGCGGCGGAATGGGCCGCGCTTAAAATTAAGCTGATCGAATTAATCGATCCGGAGCAGGACAGCCTGCGATTTTACCAGTTGGGCAACCAGTATAAAAACAAGGTGGAACATGTAGGTATCAAAGCCTCTCTTGATTTGGAGGGGCCTTTGATTTTGTAG
- a CDS encoding carbohydrate ABC transporter permease: MSQAARRWYAISFHFLMTILGILMIYPLIWSVASSFKDNSEIFVNSYSLFPRDWGVIENYLSGWKGVGGVSFGRFLWNSAVVAVIGTLGGVMSSLMAAYAFARVRFALSSFWFVCVMTTLMIPNQVMIVPQYILFKRLHLIDTLTSLIIPWFFGSAFFIFLMVQFIRGLPLDLDEAAEIDGCGKMGIFFRIVLPLATPAIITSTIFSFYWIWQDFFQPLIFISSTRMFTVSLALNLYFDPNSFSNYGGLFAMSVISLIPVVAVFLVFQRYLVEGVATTGLKG, translated from the coding sequence ATGAGCCAGGCCGCAAGACGCTGGTATGCCATATCATTTCACTTTTTAATGACCATCCTTGGCATCCTGATGATTTACCCTTTAATTTGGTCCGTGGCCAGTTCATTCAAAGACAATAGCGAAATCTTTGTGAACTCGTATTCGCTTTTTCCCCGTGATTGGGGAGTCATTGAAAATTACCTTTCAGGCTGGAAAGGGGTGGGCGGCGTTTCCTTCGGCCGGTTTCTTTGGAACTCCGCCGTCGTTGCCGTCATCGGCACGCTCGGAGGGGTCATGTCTTCGCTAATGGCCGCGTACGCGTTCGCCAGAGTGCGGTTTGCGCTTAGCTCCTTCTGGTTTGTGTGTGTCATGACGACGCTTATGATCCCGAATCAAGTGATGATTGTTCCGCAGTACATTTTGTTCAAAAGACTGCATCTAATCGACACGCTAACTTCCTTGATCATCCCTTGGTTTTTCGGCAGCGCCTTTTTTATCTTTTTGATGGTACAGTTTATCCGCGGTCTGCCCCTGGATCTGGATGAAGCCGCCGAGATCGACGGTTGCGGCAAAATGGGTATCTTTTTCCGCATTGTATTGCCGCTCGCCACGCCGGCCATTATTACTTCGACGATTTTCTCGTTTTACTGGATCTGGCAGGATTTCTTCCAGCCTTTAATTTTTATCAGTTCGACCCGCATGTTTACAGTTTCGCTGGCATTAAATTTATATTTTGACCCCAATTCATTCAGCAATTACGGCGGATTGTTCGCCATGTCCGTTATTTCCCTGATTCCGGTCGTGGCCGTCTTCCTCGTCTTTCAACGATACCTGGTTGAGGGCGTGGCGACGACCGGTTTGAAAGGATAG
- a CDS encoding type II toxin-antitoxin system RelE/ParE family toxin encodes MEAALYNILFYEDENGNKPVEDFIDELDAAALNNKNARVQLEQIIYCLNRLEESGTRAGERFTKRISGDIWELRPGHNRILFFGWKGNHLVLLHHFTKTTQKTPPKEIAVAKRRMDSWLLRKGRSD; translated from the coding sequence ATGGAGGCAGCTTTGTATAATATATTATTTTACGAGGACGAGAATGGTAATAAGCCAGTTGAGGACTTCATTGATGAGCTTGATGCTGCCGCGCTCAATAATAAGAATGCAAGAGTTCAATTGGAACAGATAATCTACTGTTTGAATCGATTAGAAGAGAGCGGAACACGAGCTGGTGAGAGGTTTACTAAGAGGATTTCAGGGGATATATGGGAGCTACGCCCAGGTCATAATCGTATTCTCTTTTTTGGATGGAAGGGAAATCATTTGGTTCTTCTACATCACTTCACTAAAACAACGCAAAAGACACCTCCAAAGGAAATTGCGGTTGCTAAAAGACGAATGGACAGTTGGCTATTGAGAAAAGGGAGGAGCGATTGA
- the cas4 gene encoding CRISPR-associated protein Cas4, translated as MDANRDDDYLMLSGIQHFQFCKRQWALIHIEQQWEENVGTIEGQHLHRKADQPFVREKRGDKLVVRALPVKSEELKITGICDVVEFVRDDDGVEIREAEGKYKACPVEYKRGKPKKNDADILQLAAQAICLEEMLLCSIPVGYMFYNEIKHRVEVPLTVELKNSVRSIVAEMRNYYDRRYTPRVKTGAFCNSCSLKSVCLPEVLNKRSVKSYIEGKMKE; from the coding sequence ATGGACGCTAATCGGGATGACGATTATTTGATGCTGTCCGGCATTCAACATTTTCAATTTTGCAAACGGCAATGGGCATTAATTCATATCGAACAGCAATGGGAAGAGAATGTCGGAACCATCGAAGGCCAGCATCTTCACCGTAAAGCCGATCAGCCATTTGTGAGAGAAAAGCGCGGCGATAAGCTGGTCGTACGCGCGCTCCCGGTAAAATCCGAGGAGCTGAAAATCACGGGGATCTGCGATGTGGTTGAGTTTGTCCGGGATGATGACGGAGTTGAAATCCGTGAGGCCGAGGGGAAATACAAGGCTTGTCCTGTAGAATATAAACGGGGCAAGCCCAAAAAGAATGACGCGGATATTTTACAGCTTGCGGCGCAGGCCATTTGTTTAGAGGAAATGCTGCTTTGCTCCATTCCGGTCGGTTATATGTTTTACAATGAAATCAAACATCGGGTTGAGGTGCCTCTAACCGTTGAGCTGAAGAACAGTGTGAGGAGCATCGTGGCAGAAATGCGAAATTATTATGATAGAAGGTATACGCCCAGAGTGAAAACGGGGGCTTTTTGCAATAGTTGTTCTTTGAAATCGGTTTGCCTGCCGGAAGTTCTGAATAAGCGTTCGGTGAAAAGCTATATTGAAGGGAAAATGAAGGAATGA
- a CDS encoding TOTE conflict system archaeo-eukaryotic primase domain-containing protein, producing MNSIEHKLQLALLEIERLKQENENLRKELSKYQTTSSIAETVDDGTKDAVLDDNTINSVHNYSSPSEKIGLFRSLFKGREDVYPIRWENKAGRSGYSPACGNEWTAVCKKPQVKCSECQHQDFLPVTDEVVSQHLDSRVNRTIGVYPMLLDETCWFLAMDFDKQKWQEDALAVMVVCREHGIPAALERSRSGEGGHIWIFFEENIDASLARKLGCAILTLTMGRRYEVGLDSYDRLFPNQDTLPRGGFGNLIALPLQGAPRKKGNSVFVDDHFRPYEDQWKFLAQLKKMDRQQVMDFVQTAARNGTILNVGYVDTDAKEENPWEQRQSFQADERINGPLPATVKVVLSDMIYIEKNGLPPAMVNRIFRLATFQNPDFYKTQAMRLSTFGKPRVISCAEDFPKHVALPRGCMQEVLELLRQHSIEPMITDERVAGSSTDFEFNGTLTMLQDAAARSILAHETGILSATTAFGKTVVAASIIARRKINTLVLVHRRELMDQWKERLSTFLNIDPKQIGMVGGGKEKRAGLIDIAVIQSLNKKGVVKEYIGEYGQIIVDECHHVSAFSFEQVLKRAKAKYVFGLTATPIRQDGHHPIVTMQCGPVRFRVDAKSQAASRGMEHKVIPRYTTFRLTEQLSNPGIQDIYQMLVTDEARNEMIFDDLLKCLDEGRSPILLTERTSHVEYFQDRLEKFAKNVIVLRGGMGKKQREALRQKIASVQDHEERVLIATGKLIGEGFDDARLDTLFLVHPISWKGTLQQYAGRLHRSHSNKTEVRIYDYVDLQVPILMSMFKKRVKGYKAMGYTGVELL from the coding sequence ATGAACAGTATTGAACATAAGCTTCAGCTGGCCTTGTTGGAAATTGAACGATTAAAACAAGAAAACGAAAACCTGAGAAAAGAATTATCCAAGTACCAGACGACCTCGTCAATTGCTGAAACTGTGGATGATGGAACTAAGGATGCCGTGCTCGATGACAACACGATTAACTCGGTTCACAATTATTCATCACCGTCTGAGAAGATCGGACTGTTTCGCAGTTTATTTAAAGGACGGGAAGATGTTTACCCTATACGCTGGGAAAACAAAGCGGGGAGATCGGGGTATTCTCCTGCTTGCGGAAACGAGTGGACAGCGGTTTGCAAGAAGCCGCAGGTGAAATGCTCGGAATGTCAGCATCAAGATTTTTTGCCTGTGACCGACGAAGTGGTTAGTCAACATTTAGATTCGAGAGTTAATCGAACCATTGGGGTCTACCCCATGCTCCTAGACGAGACATGTTGGTTTCTGGCCATGGATTTCGATAAGCAAAAATGGCAGGAAGATGCTCTGGCTGTTATGGTGGTGTGCAGGGAACATGGCATCCCCGCGGCTTTAGAACGTTCTCGTTCGGGAGAGGGAGGGCATATTTGGATCTTTTTTGAAGAAAATATAGACGCCAGTCTGGCCAGAAAGCTTGGATGTGCTATTCTAACGTTAACTATGGGCCGGAGATATGAGGTAGGCTTAGATTCCTATGACCGTCTTTTTCCAAACCAGGACACCCTTCCAAGAGGAGGATTTGGGAATTTAATTGCGCTTCCCTTACAGGGGGCTCCTAGAAAGAAGGGTAATAGCGTTTTTGTCGATGATCATTTTCGGCCTTATGAGGATCAATGGAAGTTCTTGGCTCAACTAAAGAAAATGGATCGGCAACAAGTTATGGATTTCGTCCAAACGGCTGCACGCAATGGAACTATTCTAAACGTTGGATACGTGGACACGGATGCGAAAGAAGAGAATCCTTGGGAACAGCGGCAAAGCTTCCAGGCCGATGAACGGATTAATGGGCCTTTGCCTGCAACTGTTAAGGTTGTTTTATCCGATATGATCTATATCGAGAAAAATGGCCTGCCGCCAGCCATGGTCAACAGAATCTTTCGCTTGGCCACTTTTCAAAATCCCGACTTTTACAAGACCCAGGCGATGAGACTGTCTACTTTTGGTAAGCCGCGTGTGATTAGCTGTGCGGAGGATTTTCCAAAACACGTTGCGCTTCCGAGAGGGTGTATGCAGGAAGTTCTGGAGCTTCTGCGTCAACACTCCATTGAACCGATGATCACGGATGAGCGAGTTGCGGGAAGCTCTACTGATTTCGAATTCAATGGAACCCTGACGATGCTGCAAGATGCGGCAGCAAGATCGATTTTGGCTCATGAAACAGGAATTCTTTCAGCGACAACGGCTTTTGGCAAAACCGTCGTGGCTGCGTCGATCATAGCCAGGAGAAAAATAAACACTTTGGTGCTTGTTCATCGTCGTGAATTAATGGACCAATGGAAAGAACGGCTAAGCACTTTTTTGAATATCGATCCCAAACAGATTGGCATGGTTGGCGGCGGTAAAGAAAAGCGGGCCGGCCTGATTGATATTGCGGTTATTCAAAGCTTGAATAAAAAGGGAGTAGTTAAAGAATATATCGGCGAATACGGGCAAATTATCGTTGACGAGTGCCACCATGTATCGGCTTTTAGCTTCGAGCAGGTGCTAAAAAGGGCGAAAGCAAAGTATGTATTCGGGTTGACTGCAACACCCATTCGACAAGATGGACATCATCCCATTGTTACTATGCAATGTGGTCCGGTTCGTTTTCGGGTAGATGCAAAGTCACAGGCAGCCTCCCGCGGAATGGAACATAAAGTCATCCCTAGATACACAACTTTCCGGTTAACAGAACAGCTATCAAATCCCGGCATACAGGATATCTATCAGATGCTGGTTACTGACGAAGCGAGGAACGAAATGATCTTTGACGATCTGCTGAAATGTCTAGACGAAGGCAGATCACCAATTCTGCTAACTGAACGTACGAGCCATGTAGAATATTTTCAAGATCGGCTTGAGAAGTTCGCCAAGAATGTCATTGTACTGCGCGGAGGAATGGGGAAGAAGCAGCGTGAGGCTCTGCGGCAGAAAATCGCCAGTGTGCAAGATCATGAAGAACGGGTGCTGATCGCGACAGGAAAACTCATTGGCGAAGGATTTGATGATGCACGGCTGGACACCTTATTTTTAGTGCACCCCATTTCATGGAAGGGAACGCTACAGCAATACGCAGGCCGCCTTCATCGCTCACACTCAAATAAAACGGAAGTCCGGATATACGATTATGTAGATCTGCAGGTTCCGATTTTAATGAGTATGTTCAAAAAAAGAGTTAAGGGGTACAAGGCGATGGGGTATACGGGGGTTGAGCTTCTTTAG
- a CDS encoding helix-turn-helix transcriptional regulator, with translation MMKNWSEKKKELQSIDPIRMNELEAVAQLVNAIHQRRIELGWTQKELADKVGLHQESIARIENGGSIPRLDTVFKLAMALGMKLSLHGAEEAATVSIG, from the coding sequence ATGATGAAAAACTGGAGTGAAAAAAAGAAGGAGTTACAGTCTATAGATCCAATACGGATGAATGAGCTTGAAGCGGTTGCACAACTCGTGAATGCTATTCATCAAAGACGAATTGAACTCGGATGGACACAAAAGGAACTGGCCGATAAAGTAGGGCTCCATCAGGAGTCTATTGCTCGTATTGAAAATGGCGGATCTATTCCCCGCTTAGATACCGTATTTAAATTAGCCATGGCTCTGGGGATGAAGCTAAGCTTGCATGGAGCGGAGGAGGCCGCAACTGTAAGTATAGGCTAA
- a CDS encoding FRG domain-containing protein: MEEHTISTVSQYLELIRENDYYHFIFRGQNEAYGGIQASGFRPYKGGWFTDTFYDIEGMKKEYYNKVIRKLSLDERQHFLAFCQHHGLPTNVVDFTRSPLVALFFACNGKKQPDKNETDAYAEIYLIDKNRLIDITDLLVKYNNQNFIEVLVENVDVQKEILMKIEQLFLENKGKSIHWINNLIDCYENNRLDIYGDSSLDTDEDDELDSEEISGECYSLLDFKDKIKNDATKALNELYIYVLNEIEDETITHNDYYYLEDWEYGYHCNESIGAKIYTALLINLLQIFINIKERIDIRLDIYFTYQPPELFDRIASQKGLFIYQPYLYDVEDVYKYGILNYQSIIPDITIKVENYDNILKELNFLGVNLESIYGDFDNIAKSIKFNNDLLLLKRQESRSHHS; this comes from the coding sequence ATGGAAGAACACACAATATCTACTGTTTCACAATACTTAGAACTCATTAGAGAAAATGACTATTATCATTTTATATTCCGTGGGCAAAATGAAGCTTATGGAGGCATACAAGCAAGCGGTTTTAGACCGTATAAAGGAGGGTGGTTTACAGACACTTTTTATGATATTGAGGGTATGAAGAAAGAGTATTACAACAAAGTGATAAGAAAACTTTCTTTAGACGAACGACAGCATTTTTTAGCTTTTTGCCAACATCATGGATTGCCTACTAATGTAGTTGATTTCACAAGATCACCGTTAGTCGCTTTATTTTTTGCATGTAACGGAAAAAAACAACCTGATAAAAATGAAACAGATGCTTATGCTGAAATATATTTAATTGATAAAAATAGGTTGATTGATATTACAGATTTACTTGTAAAATATAACAATCAGAATTTTATTGAAGTTCTTGTGGAGAATGTAGATGTCCAAAAAGAAATACTTATGAAAATTGAACAATTATTTCTTGAGAACAAAGGAAAATCTATACATTGGATCAACAATCTTATCGATTGCTATGAAAATAATCGTTTAGATATTTATGGTGACTCTAGCTTAGATACAGATGAAGATGATGAACTTGATTCGGAGGAAATCTCGGGAGAATGCTATAGTCTTCTTGATTTTAAAGATAAAATTAAAAATGATGCAACAAAAGCCCTAAATGAACTATATATTTATGTATTAAATGAGATTGAAGATGAAACTATCACTCACAATGATTATTATTACTTAGAAGATTGGGAATATGGTTACCATTGCAATGAATCTATAGGTGCAAAAATATACACGGCATTATTGATAAATCTCTTACAAATCTTTATTAATATAAAAGAGAGGATCGATATAAGACTGGATATATATTTTACCTATCAACCCCCAGAGTTGTTCGATAGGATAGCAAGCCAAAAGGGACTGTTTATTTACCAACCCTATTTGTATGATGTAGAAGATGTATATAAATATGGTATTTTGAATTACCAGTCCATTATTCCAGATATCACCATTAAGGTTGAAAATTATGACAATATACTGAAGGAGCTAAATTTCTTAGGTGTAAACCTAGAAAGTATTTATGGTGATTTTGATAATATAGCAAAATCAATTAAGTTTAACAATGACTTGCTTCTACTGAAAAGACAAGAAAGTAGAAGCCATCACTCATGA
- a CDS encoding carbohydrate ABC transporter permease produces the protein MVRINDSGSSYTDYNLLNKPSFIGLSNYTRMFFADETFWKSLRVTFTYVLFLVPLRLIFALLVAMLLNSKRKFLGVYRTLFYIPSIVGGSVAVSVVWKQLFGNDGVAMALLALIGIEQKVSFVGNPATALGTIIALGVWQFGSSMLIFLAALKQIPASLYESAMIDGANRWVRFSKITLPMLTPVVLFNLILQVINGFRAFTESFIITQGGPMDSTLFYVLNLYRRAFTYFDMGYSSAMAWVLVLIIGIMTLLIFKTQSAWVHYESKGGRS, from the coding sequence TTGGTACGGATCAACGACAGCGGATCTTCCTATACCGATTACAATCTGCTGAATAAGCCAAGCTTTATCGGTTTATCAAACTATACGCGCATGTTTTTTGCGGATGAAACGTTTTGGAAATCATTGCGGGTTACTTTTACGTACGTCTTGTTTTTGGTGCCTTTGCGGCTCATCTTTGCGCTGCTCGTCGCCATGCTGCTGAATAGCAAGCGCAAATTTCTTGGGGTGTACCGGACACTATTTTATATTCCGTCCATTGTCGGCGGAAGTGTCGCCGTTTCCGTGGTATGGAAGCAATTGTTCGGCAACGACGGGGTGGCTATGGCGCTGCTGGCTTTAATCGGAATTGAACAGAAAGTTTCTTTTGTCGGCAATCCGGCGACTGCGCTGGGTACGATTATCGCCCTCGGCGTATGGCAGTTCGGATCGTCGATGCTCATCTTCCTGGCTGCGCTGAAGCAGATCCCCGCCAGTCTGTACGAGTCGGCGATGATCGACGGGGCCAACCGCTGGGTGCGTTTTTCCAAAATCACGCTCCCGATGCTTACGCCCGTCGTCCTGTTTAATCTGATCCTGCAAGTCATCAACGGTTTTCGGGCCTTTACGGAAAGCTTCATCATTACGCAAGGCGGACCGATGGACAGTACGCTATTTTATGTGTTGAACCTGTACCGGCGCGCGTTTACTTATTTCGATATGGGCTATAGCAGTGCGATGGCCTGGGTGCTCGTGCTGATCATCGGCATCATGACACTGCTTATTTTCAAAACGCAATCCGCTTGGGTTCATTATGAATCAAAGGGGGGGAGGTCATGA
- a CDS encoding histidine kinase — translation MNPHFLYNTLQSIQWEAELNRQAKIAQMVKALGMLLRRSTSTQEHLTTLREEMEMLDAYLMIQKYRYETITAKSRRSWPISSPVSGGGAMADAKPNSPLCVLLICLLSRISGFVIAEANFTPTANNTTSSSAKTPINPVRIAWMVLKMLLYGTRFT, via the coding sequence ATGAACCCTCACTTCCTGTACAATACGCTGCAATCCATTCAATGGGAGGCGGAGCTGAACCGGCAGGCCAAAATCGCTCAAATGGTGAAGGCGCTCGGCATGTTGCTGCGGCGTTCGACCAGCACCCAGGAGCACTTAACAACGCTAAGAGAAGAGATGGAAATGCTGGACGCGTATTTGATGATCCAGAAATACCGGTATGAAACCATCACGGCAAAATCCCGGCGGAGTTGGCCAATTTCGTCCCCGGTCTCCGGAGGCGGGGCCATGGCGGACGCCAAGCCGAATTCGCCGCTCTGCGTCCTTCTCATTTGCTTGCTTAGCAGGATCAGCGGCTTTGTAATCGCGGAGGCAAACTTCACCCCAACCGCCAATAATACGACCAGCAGCAGTGCGAAAACGCCAATAAATCCAGTGCGAATCGCCTGGATGGTTTTGAAGATGCTTTTATACGGGACGAGATTTACATAA